Within Halobacterium jilantaiense, the genomic segment CACGGCGAGCCGGCCGAGCGACGACCGGCCCTCGACCTGCGCGACGAGGTCCGGCGGCACCTCCACGCGCTCTTTGGTCGTGCCGAGCACGAAGTCCCCCGGGTGGAGGACGAACTCGTCGCCGTCGTCGACGACCGTCTCGGTGACGTAGTCCTCGACTTCCTCCTCCCGGTTCGGATGGATGCAGGGGACGTTCGCGCGCTCGAACTCCAGGAACCGCCGCCCGAGTCGGACGTCGACGCTCGCCGGCTGCACCTGGAGGTCGACGTCCTCCAGGGGCTCGATGGCGAGGTCGCCGTCCGCCAGGCGCGCGAGGATGTCCCGGTCGGAGAGTATCATACGCGGACTGTGGACCGGGGCCGTCAAAAGCGTTCAGAACAGCGCCAGTAGCCAGCCGCCGAACGCGACGACGCCGCCGACCAGCCACGTCGTTCCGCTGTCGTCGTCGAACGCAACGGCGAGCCCGCGGCCGTAGAGGAACGTCTGCCAGCAGGCGACCAGAAACGAGAGCGCGTGGGAGAGCGCGCTGCCGCTCTGGACGTTCGCGCGGAACTGCCGGGCGAACGCCTCTGGCGAGGACAGTGTCGTGCC encodes:
- the dcd gene encoding dCTP deaminase, encoding MILSDRDILARLADGDLAIEPLEDVDLQVQPASVDVRLGRRFLEFERANVPCIHPNREEEVEDYVTETVVDDGDEFVLHPGDFVLGTTKERVEVPPDLVAQVEGRSSLGRLAVVVHATAGFIDPGYRGQVTLELSNLGKVPVALTPGMRISQLVFTELASEADRPYGSERGSKYQDQDGPQASRIRGDREFGGDQ